Proteins encoded within one genomic window of Egicoccus sp. AB-alg2:
- a CDS encoding cytochrome c family protein, giving the protein MRTPRPLFPVLAVVGVVGLLQGCDDGGQPVAFADVEHGREQFVGYGCGACHQVDGIRQARGRVGPDLSDLPDQRIVAGQLPNTPEQVSAFIQNPQEYAPGTGMPNLGVTPEDAEAITAFLFDQG; this is encoded by the coding sequence GTGAGAACGCCCCGGCCGCTGTTTCCCGTCCTCGCCGTCGTGGGCGTGGTCGGGCTGCTGCAGGGTTGCGACGACGGCGGACAACCGGTGGCCTTCGCCGACGTCGAGCACGGCCGCGAACAGTTCGTCGGCTACGGCTGCGGTGCCTGCCATCAGGTCGACGGCATCCGGCAGGCGCGCGGGCGGGTCGGACCGGATCTCAGCGACCTCCCCGACCAGCGCATCGTCGCCGGTCAACTCCCGAACACGCCCGAGCAGGTGTCCGCCTTCATCCAGAACCCGCAGGAGTACGCCCCCGGCACCGGCATGCCCAACCTCGGGGTCACGCCCGAGGACGCCGAGGCCATCACCGCGTTCCTGTTCGACCAGGGGTGA
- a CDS encoding hemerythrin domain-containing protein, which translates to MKSAQDLLHVLARDHRRFDERCRSFLDAPTRRGERLLRGLAIDLLAHEAIEQLLLHPIVAERLPSGQELAIHRLEEEDLLERLLLSALRLPLASEGFRTAFQHVHRNLVEHTDREELEVFPYLRHVVDRRDLRELGRVYTTLMVRVPTRLHLRLEPDDLGGRRPLLRIRDAACDVLRELGQRVPDGIEPGRDELTSPVRCLVIDVTQPATTLSPPAHVPSEPATAPRA; encoded by the coding sequence ATGAAAAGCGCTCAGGATCTGCTGCACGTCCTCGCACGTGACCACCGACGGTTCGACGAGCGTTGCCGGTCCTTCCTCGACGCCCCCACCCGCCGCGGCGAGCGGCTGCTTCGTGGCCTGGCGATCGACCTGTTGGCCCACGAGGCGATCGAGCAGCTGCTGCTGCACCCGATCGTGGCCGAGCGGCTCCCCAGCGGTCAGGAACTGGCCATCCACCGCCTCGAGGAGGAGGACCTGCTCGAACGGCTCCTGCTGTCGGCGCTGCGCCTGCCGCTGGCCTCGGAGGGTTTCCGGACCGCGTTCCAGCACGTCCACCGCAACCTGGTCGAGCACACCGATCGCGAGGAGCTGGAGGTCTTCCCGTACCTGCGTCACGTCGTCGACCGTCGCGACCTGCGCGAGCTCGGGCGCGTCTACACGACCCTGATGGTGCGCGTGCCGACGCGCCTGCACCTGCGGCTGGAACCGGACGACCTGGGCGGCCGCCGGCCGCTGCTGCGGATCCGGGACGCGGCGTGCGACGTGCTGCGCGAGCTCGGCCAGCGGGTGCCGGACGGCATCGAACCCGGACGCGACGAGCTGACCTCCCCGGTGCGGTGTCTCGTCATCGACGTCACCCAACCGGCGACGACCCTGTCCCCGCCGGCTCACGTGCCGAGCGAGCCAGCCACCGCACCACGAGCGTGA
- a CDS encoding helix-turn-helix transcriptional regulator — translation MTRELTCCNDTYVRGADGVWRYGWGDPVPGATDLTLADVFAIHLGPTDSVPLRTLTADEVAWVKGEATDLDNVLVRPARNGRSPGVGDLVVGMMAPELHVLTMLTVADIGQLAGVSKATIDSYRYRGYLPAPQATRGRTPLWARPVIRHWLDNRPGCGWRTDLYGSTLEPARMGN, via the coding sequence ATGACTCGAGAACTGACCTGCTGTAACGACACCTACGTCCGCGGTGCCGACGGTGTGTGGCGCTACGGCTGGGGGGACCCGGTGCCCGGGGCCACCGACCTGACGCTCGCGGACGTCTTCGCCATCCACCTCGGGCCGACCGATTCCGTGCCGCTGCGCACGCTGACCGCCGACGAGGTCGCCTGGGTGAAGGGCGAGGCCACCGACCTGGACAACGTGCTGGTGCGTCCGGCACGCAACGGCCGCTCGCCCGGGGTCGGCGACCTCGTCGTCGGGATGATGGCGCCCGAGCTGCACGTGCTGACGATGCTGACCGTGGCCGACATCGGTCAGCTGGCCGGCGTGTCCAAGGCGACGATCGACAGCTACCGCTACCGCGGCTACCTGCCGGCGCCGCAGGCGACCCGCGGGCGCACCCCGCTGTGGGCGCGCCCGGTCATCCGCCACTGGCTGGACAACCGGCCGGGCTGCGGGTGGCGAACCGACCTGTACGGCTCCACGCTGGAACCGGCCCGGATGGGCAACTGA
- a CDS encoding cytochrome c oxidase assembly protein, translating to MPAVLLPAVGVALLYHRGARRAGLAPARRWAFLTGLAIVVLALTPALEGLADTSFAWHMVQHQLLTLVAAPLLASGGALRAVLAARRRPGGAAHDPASPPPSGLRGWRVPGDPGVRVVLAAVMGLGVMLAWHLPPLFEAALADPRLHGLEHLSLLGSAVVLWTAIWRAAEESRYVLAAVLAAAVSAVGGAVLGVFLLGASELLYPWYAGQPGALTSQRVGGALMKVGALVVYVGVAVTLVVRWLARSAREPAGTGSSPVG from the coding sequence GTGCCCGCCGTCCTGCTGCCCGCGGTCGGCGTCGCGCTGCTGTACCACCGCGGCGCCCGGCGCGCCGGGCTGGCGCCCGCCCGGCGCTGGGCCTTCCTCACGGGGCTGGCGATCGTGGTCCTCGCGCTGACCCCGGCGTTGGAGGGCCTCGCCGACACGAGCTTCGCCTGGCACATGGTCCAGCACCAGTTGCTGACGCTGGTCGCGGCGCCGCTGCTGGCGTCCGGCGGCGCGCTGCGGGCCGTGCTGGCCGCCCGGCGACGGCCCGGCGGCGCCGCGCACGACCCGGCATCCCCGCCGCCGAGCGGGCTGCGCGGCTGGCGTGTTCCCGGCGATCCGGGCGTGCGGGTCGTGCTCGCGGCGGTCATGGGCCTGGGCGTGATGCTGGCCTGGCACCTGCCGCCGCTGTTCGAAGCCGCGCTCGCCGATCCGCGCCTGCACGGCCTCGAGCACCTCAGCCTGCTGGGTTCGGCCGTCGTGCTCTGGACGGCCATCTGGCGGGCCGCCGAGGAGTCCCGCTACGTGCTGGCCGCGGTGCTCGCCGCCGCGGTCAGCGCCGTCGGCGGCGCCGTGCTCGGCGTGTTCCTGCTCGGTGCGAGCGAACTGCTCTACCCCTGGTACGCCGGGCAGCCCGGCGCCCTCACGAGCCAGCGCGTCGGCGGTGCGCTGATGAAGGTCGGCGCCCTGGTGGTCTACGTGGGCGTGGCCGTCACGCTCGTGGTGCGGTGGCTGGCTCGCTCGGCACGTGAGCCGGCGGGGACAGGGTCGTCGCCGGTTGGGTGA